From the genome of Hymenobacter sp. PAMC 26628, one region includes:
- a CDS encoding IS5 family transposase, with protein sequence MEVLPKDIIVTWLLPHLPFPATGRRRRVAPAEVVGAILYKLKTGCQWRWLPVAALFSGEPLSWQGVYCHFHTWSKQGAWKKLWLTLLRLHRRLLDLSSIQLDGSHTPAKNGGTAVGYQGRKAARTTNALFVADNQGQPLGVATPQAGQHHDTFQLAEVFAELCALLKEAGLGLDGLFLNADKAFDVSSLRLACARHDIQVNIPRNRRATDWQTDDDTPLLDPELYRRRLVIEQLNAWLDSFKTLLVRFETCLHTWLAFHWLAFSVLLLRRIGRPPTS encoded by the coding sequence ATGGAAGTCCTGCCCAAAGATATTATCGTGACCTGGCTCTTGCCCCACCTACCTTTTCCTGCTACCGGCCGCCGCCGCCGGGTTGCACCGGCCGAGGTGGTGGGAGCCATTCTCTACAAACTCAAAACTGGCTGCCAATGGCGCTGGCTACCGGTGGCCGCCTTATTCAGCGGCGAACCCCTAAGTTGGCAGGGCGTGTACTGCCACTTCCATACCTGGAGCAAACAGGGAGCCTGGAAAAAGCTGTGGCTCACGCTACTGCGCCTGCATCGTCGCCTGCTCGACCTCTCCAGCATCCAACTCGACGGCAGCCATACGCCCGCCAAGAACGGCGGGACGGCTGTCGGCTACCAGGGCCGCAAGGCGGCCCGCACCACCAACGCCTTGTTCGTGGCTGACAACCAGGGCCAGCCGCTGGGCGTGGCCACGCCTCAGGCCGGGCAGCACCACGACACGTTCCAGTTGGCGGAGGTCTTTGCCGAACTCTGCGCCCTGCTTAAGGAGGCAGGCCTGGGTCTGGACGGGTTGTTTCTGAATGCTGATAAGGCCTTCGATGTGAGTAGCTTGCGCCTGGCATGCGCCCGCCATGACATCCAGGTGAACATCCCGCGTAATCGCCGCGCGACCGACTGGCAGACCGATGACGATACCCCGCTACTCGACCCCGAACTTTACCGCCGTCGCCTCGTCATTGAGCAGCTGAACGCCTGGCTTGATAGTTTCAAGACCCTGTTGGTCCGCTTCGAAACTTGCTTGCACACGTGGCTTGCCTTTCATTGGCTGGCTTTTTCCGTCCTTCTACTACGTAGAATTGGCCGCCCGCCTACTTCCTAA